In the genome of Xanthocytophaga agilis, one region contains:
- a CDS encoding ABC transporter permease, with protein MEPIPNPPRWADRLLEYFVSDRLLEDVQGDLYEIYQRRAKMVGIAKARREYGWNAVRYINPFFRSYKSNHDTQPLFSTSMIQNYIKIALRSLWKSKGYATINILGLSVAFCICTFLFLTAYNQLTFDSFHADKDRIYQAYLFFNNPDKPERRGQLPLPFVPAIKAEYPEVEAATRFVNERSLIEYKDKSLDKVIRLVDADFLKIFSFPLIKGNRQTAFQELGNIVLNETTANALFGTEDPIGKQIQLKDNGETKSYIVTGVLADAPTNSTVRYDVLVRIENIPGYHSRQNQWDDFSHTVYVKLAENTDPEVLQKKLKSFSQKYFAPTVETLKKKGARPDQRGDIAAVRFQNLSKLHFDSELSGGPPVTVVYVLLGIALFILLIACFNFINLSIARSFTRAREVGVRKYLGALKSQLFMQIWGETTVVCFLGLMAGVVLVVLLVPEFNAAFDGKISLNYVLQPGVIVGILVMFLFVTLLAGGYPAWQMSLFNAIEVLKGKITLKRPGFLRNSLIVTQFAMSCLLTCCTILAVQQTDYLRSVPLGFEKEQIISIPVGNKYEGRQVLQRMRNKFANDPSVIAISGSNVNLGRGKDNSTSRAMVGFDYKGKNITTDWLLVDYDYLKTLNIKLLNGREFERGYAADSVDKVVITESMAQALGEKQAVNSYFQVDSGGTKYQVIGLIADYHLYSLAQKKSPITMHISSTEGISYIFVRVAPQSVKTAMTKMRDTWKEVAPGAEFIGSFVDENVDSWYKSEEKMSQIFSIASLVAILLSCLGLFAVALLVVEQRTKEIGIRKVLGASIANLILILSKDFLKLILIALAIATPLAWFGMQQWLNSYPYKIQINAWVFVGVGVAAVSITLLTVSFQAIKAALMNPVKSLRSE; from the coding sequence ATGGAACCCATTCCAAATCCCCCTCGTTGGGCAGATCGTTTGCTGGAATATTTTGTATCAGATCGCCTGCTGGAAGATGTGCAGGGCGATCTGTATGAAATCTATCAGCGAAGAGCTAAGATGGTAGGTATAGCCAAAGCCCGTAGGGAATATGGATGGAATGCTGTGCGGTACATCAATCCCTTTTTCAGAAGTTATAAATCCAATCATGACACTCAACCTTTATTCTCTACTTCTATGATTCAAAACTATATAAAAATAGCCCTGCGTTCTCTCTGGAAAAGTAAAGGCTATGCCACTATCAATATACTAGGCCTTTCAGTGGCCTTCTGTATCTGCACATTTTTATTCTTAACTGCCTACAATCAGCTTACTTTTGACTCCTTTCATGCAGATAAAGACCGAATTTATCAGGCCTATTTGTTTTTTAATAATCCTGATAAGCCAGAGCGAAGAGGACAGTTACCACTTCCGTTTGTTCCTGCTATCAAAGCTGAATATCCGGAGGTAGAGGCTGCTACACGTTTTGTGAACGAGAGAAGCCTTATCGAATACAAAGACAAATCGCTGGATAAAGTAATACGTTTGGTAGATGCAGATTTTCTGAAGATATTTTCATTTCCTCTGATCAAAGGAAACCGGCAAACGGCTTTTCAGGAGCTAGGAAATATTGTATTAAATGAGACAACTGCCAATGCCTTATTTGGCACAGAAGATCCGATAGGAAAGCAGATTCAACTCAAAGACAATGGAGAAACAAAGAGCTACATCGTAACTGGAGTGCTGGCAGACGCCCCCACCAACTCGACAGTGCGATATGATGTGCTAGTCCGGATTGAGAATATACCCGGATACCACAGCCGACAGAATCAGTGGGATGATTTCTCTCATACAGTATATGTAAAGCTTGCTGAAAACACCGATCCTGAAGTCCTTCAGAAAAAGCTGAAATCATTCTCGCAAAAGTATTTTGCTCCTACCGTTGAAACCCTGAAAAAGAAGGGTGCCCGACCCGATCAGCGTGGCGATATCGCTGCTGTGCGGTTTCAGAATCTATCCAAGCTTCACTTTGATAGTGAGCTCTCTGGTGGACCTCCTGTGACGGTTGTATATGTACTGCTGGGTATAGCTCTCTTTATTCTGCTTATCGCTTGCTTTAACTTTATTAATCTAAGTATAGCCCGATCCTTTACCCGTGCCCGTGAGGTAGGTGTGCGTAAATACCTGGGGGCTTTGAAGAGTCAGCTCTTTATGCAGATATGGGGTGAAACAACGGTAGTATGTTTTCTGGGACTGATGGCGGGAGTAGTGCTGGTAGTGCTGCTGGTGCCAGAGTTTAATGCCGCATTTGATGGGAAAATTAGCCTGAACTATGTGCTTCAGCCAGGGGTTATTGTAGGGATACTGGTCATGTTTCTCTTTGTAACCTTGCTGGCAGGTGGCTATCCAGCCTGGCAGATGTCTCTGTTCAATGCTATTGAAGTACTCAAGGGCAAAATTACATTAAAGCGTCCTGGCTTTCTGCGTAATTCGCTGATCGTAACACAATTTGCCATGTCGTGTCTGCTTACCTGTTGCACCATACTGGCTGTTCAGCAAACAGATTATCTGCGTTCTGTGCCACTGGGCTTTGAAAAAGAACAGATTATCAGTATTCCGGTTGGCAACAAGTATGAGGGCAGACAAGTACTACAAAGGATGCGAAATAAGTTCGCCAATGATCCTTCGGTGATTGCTATCAGTGGTTCCAATGTAAATCTGGGACGCGGCAAGGATAATTCTACAAGTCGCGCAATGGTCGGATTTGATTACAAAGGGAAGAATATAACTACGGATTGGCTGCTGGTAGATTACGATTATCTGAAAACCCTCAACATCAAGTTATTGAATGGACGAGAGTTTGAACGTGGCTATGCAGCGGATTCAGTTGATAAAGTAGTGATTACAGAAAGTATGGCGCAGGCACTTGGCGAAAAACAAGCCGTCAACTCCTATTTTCAGGTAGATAGTGGGGGAACCAAGTACCAGGTAATCGGACTAATTGCCGATTATCATTTGTATTCCCTTGCCCAGAAAAAATCGCCAATTACTATGCATATTTCCAGCACTGAAGGAATCAGCTACATTTTTGTTCGTGTAGCTCCGCAGAGTGTAAAAACAGCAATGACCAAGATGAGAGACACCTGGAAAGAGGTGGCTCCGGGTGCTGAATTTATTGGCTCGTTTGTAGATGAAAACGTCGACAGCTGGTATAAAAGCGAAGAGAAAATGTCACAGATATTTTCAATTGCTTCTTTGGTTGCTATTCTATTGTCCTGTCTGGGATTGTTTGCGGTAGCTCTATTGGTAGTAGAACAACGCACCAAAGAAATCGGTATCCGTAAAGTGCTGGGTGCCAGCATTGCTAACCTGATCCTTATTCTTTCCAAAGATTTTCTCAAGCTGATTCTGATCGCATTGGCAATAGCTACTCCACTGGCTTGGTTTGGTATGCAACAGTGGCTCAATAGCTATCCATACAAGATTCAGATCAATGCCTGGGTATTTGTAGGAGTAGGAGTGGCAGCAGTCTCAATTACTTTACTGACAGTAAGTTTTCAGGCAATTAAGGCTGCTTTAATGAATCCTGTCAAGTCATTACGTTCTGAATAA
- a CDS encoding ABC transporter permease, whose protein sequence is MNTKNHPTQPPRWADRLLEWFVSDHLLEDVQGDLYEIYQRRVKLVGIAKAQREYGWNVIRYINPFFRKQKTTHYTQPLISTTMLRNYFIITWRQLLTNKAYSFLNIAGLATGMSVALLIGLWVYHQYSYDRFLPDSEQLYQVKRNFDENGDNTLTFNTTSLKLTNVLRSEVPEIEYVAESDWMGSHGLKVGETKLFKNGAVIGRDFLQMFQYPLLEGDPKTALHSAYSIVLTESTAKALFGDENAMGKIVRFDNDNDLKVTGILKDIPSNSSFQFNFLVPFDYYEQTKSWIKEARTGSFGNNSFQIFVKLKKGADYDQVLAKIGPIEHTEKDNVNAMRSTVIMQPLQRWHLYSEYINGKDSGGFIEYVRIFSVIGVLVLLIACINFINLTTARSEKRAKEVGIRKSIGSERKQLIAQFLVEAVVFTGIAFVLAFFLSWAILPAFNALTAAHIHIPFANVYFWLITIGCVLITALLAGSRPAFYLSSFQPVKVLKGAMRMGKTASLPRKVLVVTQFSCSIALITGAIVIYQQVQYAKDRPTGYDVNRLLSTSVNGDLQKNHTALKNEMLQKGIIESVTTSSSPATDISWHSTPEQWPGKRAGETVELGVIITDNEYFKTMGMAIKDGRNFFSATDTNSVIFNETAIKRLRLENPIGQLITFNEKQYQIAGVVKDALMMSPFTAADPTMFLCTPDVQDEMMYRLSPQIKTQDALQQLTALFTKYNPSYPYTYEFTDVTYAKKFNLEVLIGKLAGIFAGLAIFISCLGLFGLAAYMAEQRTKEVGIRKVLGASVFSLWELLSKDFLALVLIAFVIATPISWYLLNGWLSKYAYHTQISWWVFVLTGLGALGIALVTVSFQAIKAALMNPVKSLRSE, encoded by the coding sequence GTATATTAATCCGTTTTTCAGAAAACAAAAAACTACTCACTATACTCAACCTTTGATATCAACAACTATGTTACGAAACTATTTTATTATCACCTGGCGGCAGCTACTGACTAACAAAGCTTATAGTTTCCTGAATATAGCCGGACTGGCTACAGGCATGAGTGTAGCCTTACTGATTGGACTATGGGTGTATCATCAGTACTCCTATGACCGTTTTCTGCCGGATTCTGAGCAACTGTATCAGGTGAAACGTAACTTTGATGAAAATGGAGATAATACACTTACTTTTAATACTACCTCACTAAAACTGACAAATGTACTCCGTAGTGAAGTTCCCGAAATAGAGTATGTAGCAGAAAGTGACTGGATGGGGTCACATGGATTAAAAGTAGGGGAGACAAAGTTATTTAAGAATGGAGCAGTGATAGGACGTGATTTTTTGCAAATGTTTCAGTATCCACTACTGGAAGGAGATCCCAAAACTGCATTACATTCGGCCTATTCCATTGTACTTACAGAATCAACAGCCAAAGCTTTGTTTGGCGATGAAAACGCCATGGGAAAGATCGTGCGCTTTGATAATGACAACGATCTGAAGGTGACAGGCATTTTAAAAGATATTCCTTCCAACTCTTCCTTTCAGTTTAATTTCCTGGTTCCGTTTGACTACTATGAGCAAACCAAATCCTGGATAAAAGAGGCCCGTACAGGCAGCTTTGGAAATAATTCTTTCCAGATTTTTGTCAAGTTGAAAAAAGGTGCTGATTACGATCAGGTTCTCGCAAAAATAGGACCTATCGAACATACGGAAAAAGATAACGTCAATGCAATGCGATCTACAGTGATTATGCAGCCATTACAACGATGGCATTTATACTCCGAATACATCAATGGCAAGGATAGTGGTGGGTTTATTGAATATGTGCGTATTTTTAGTGTAATCGGAGTGTTGGTATTGCTTATTGCCTGTATCAACTTTATCAATCTGACTACTGCCCGCAGCGAAAAACGGGCGAAAGAAGTAGGTATTCGTAAGTCCATCGGTTCCGAACGCAAACAGCTTATCGCACAGTTTCTGGTAGAAGCTGTAGTATTCACAGGAATTGCCTTTGTACTGGCGTTCTTCCTATCCTGGGCTATCCTACCTGCATTTAACGCTCTAACAGCCGCACACATACATATTCCTTTTGCCAATGTATATTTCTGGCTTATCACAATAGGATGTGTTCTGATTACCGCTTTGCTGGCAGGTAGCAGACCCGCCTTTTATCTGTCTTCCTTTCAGCCTGTCAAAGTGCTGAAGGGGGCTATGCGAATGGGAAAAACAGCTTCCTTACCCCGCAAGGTATTGGTAGTCACCCAGTTTAGCTGCTCAATCGCGTTGATTACAGGAGCTATTGTCATCTACCAACAGGTTCAGTATGCCAAAGACCGGCCTACCGGATATGATGTAAACCGACTCTTGTCAACGAGTGTAAATGGAGATCTGCAAAAGAATCATACTGCATTGAAAAATGAAATGCTTCAGAAGGGAATCATCGAATCCGTTACTACTTCTTCCAGTCCGGCAACAGATATTTCCTGGCATTCTACTCCTGAACAATGGCCTGGAAAACGTGCAGGTGAAACAGTAGAGTTAGGGGTGATTATCACAGACAACGAGTATTTTAAAACAATGGGAATGGCAATAAAAGATGGGCGAAATTTCTTTAGTGCAACAGATACCAACAGTGTTATTTTTAATGAAACAGCGATTAAGCGCTTACGCTTAGAAAATCCGATAGGTCAGCTAATTACTTTTAACGAAAAGCAATACCAGATTGCAGGAGTAGTAAAGGATGCTCTTATGATGTCTCCTTTCACAGCGGCTGATCCCACTATGTTTTTATGTACACCTGATGTACAGGATGAGATGATGTATCGGTTGTCACCACAGATCAAAACACAGGACGCTCTCCAGCAGCTTACAGCATTATTCACGAAGTATAATCCTTCGTATCCCTACACCTATGAGTTTACCGATGTAACGTATGCCAAAAAGTTCAATCTGGAAGTACTAATCGGAAAGCTGGCAGGGATCTTTGCAGGCTTAGCCATCTTTATTTCCTGTCTGGGATTGTTTGGCCTGGCTGCTTATATGGCCGAACAACGCACCAAAGAGGTGGGTATTCGTAAAGTATTGGGTGCTTCGGTATTTAGTCTGTGGGAACTACTCTCCAAAGATTTTCTGGCACTTGTACTGATTGCCTTTGTGATCGCAACACCTATATCCTGGTACCTGCTCAATGGATGGCTCTCCAAGTATGCTTACCATACACAAATTTCCTGGTGGGTGTTTGTGCTGACAGGCTTGGGTGCCTTAGGCATTGCGCTGGTTACTGTAAGTTTTCAGGCAATCAAGGCTGCCTTAATGAATCCTGTCAAGTCATTACGCTCTGAATAA